The Macadamia integrifolia cultivar HAES 741 chromosome 4, SCU_Mint_v3, whole genome shotgun sequence genome contains the following window.
AACCAATTTAGGGTTATAATGTGAGACTAAAAAATCGCATCTCATTCCAACCTAGAATGTATATCAGATGCAACTTTGAACAACTCTCTTCAAGAGAAACTTCTCATGATGGGTTACCATTTTTAACCAAGTTGGAGGGGTAGTCTTGGTAAGACCAACCATTGGATAAGTTTATACATGAATGAGTCATGTGTCAAAGTATGAGATTCCATCTCAACCATATTAactattttcaattgtcaaattacaatttttttttttgggtaaacatgatcaaattatattttcattatttagcatttaatttttcaaaaaagttTAGAACTTTATATTGGATTGAAATGAAATTTACAAGAGATGATAAATTTTGAGTGCCATTAGAGCTAAGATGTGGCAAATATTAAGATAAGCTTATCCTAATAGAGCCTTGATGGATAAACTTTCTCCGCCGAATAAATTGAATGAGACCAAACCCCTCACCCATGGTGCCCACCATGTTGACTCTTCCATGTTTTCAATGCTCAGATATGCCAAAATACCAGGTGACCTAAAACCTTAATAGGGATCTAGAAAGCTGGTGGACCCAACCCAAGTTGACTGGTTCAAACCAATAGGATCAAAAGAGAAGGACACAATCCCAAAGTCCAATTAGGTATACTAGTTTCAAGCCCATAGGAATCTCTTATGGCTAAAGAAGTTTCCATCTAAGAATTGAATCAAATCATGGGATAAGTCTCATAGGATTGCGTTTGCCAgttgggatttaaaaaaataaaaatctagttcatttattaataaaaaataaataaaatattagttATTCTTTCTGAAAGTCAAACACTCTATCCACCATTCCATTATATGCTTATTAACCTAAAATCTATAAAGAAGATGATAATTATTAACTAACCAATTACGTAGCACCTTAGCTGAATCCAACAAATAAAACGAATAAATTTCTTCTTGATTTACACTTCACACTAACAGCATAAAGATTAGTCTCTTGCCTTCTAGAAGGATTTAATTTAAGATATTTTTTCAATATACTTATAAGTAGAAGGATTTAATTTAAGATAATTTTCAATTAGGTGAATCATATACTTATAAGTAGAAGGATTTAATTTAAGAtactttttaattatttttttttctttttttgggtaaaggtcATTACATGTTTATGGGTTTAGGTTACCTCTCTTTTATGACTCTTCACAGAGGTAAAGGCCACAtaacagaaaaagaaaccctTTTTTTCCCCAAGCGTGTTGTTCCATGTAATCGGAGCTAGTTAAATTCAGACAGAATTACATATGACACCTTTTAAggtatcaaataatttataattttttatttttcattttagtattatataataattttttctaaagaatgattaataaataaaaaaaaattcaaccaaGATAAAAATTTGTTATTTCACATGTCTATTCCAAAAATATGTAAAGATAATGACATGTTGATAActcattttcaaaatattttgaaaatctaTTTTTGTCCTTGGGTTTAAAAACTTTTGGAAATAAAACAATagacaatcaaaagaaggttcgAAGTTCTAAATTACCTATTGTGGTGTCATTTAGATAACCTCTATTTTAAATGTGCATTATCAtttttaagggtgtcaatcagaaTGGTCATGGGTGATTGGGACAAAACGGTTTCAAAACCAGAATCCAAATTCATTTGATAATAAGACAGTCCAGTTTTCGGCACTCAAATAAGTTCAAAAATCATAAGCATACAAATAAATCCCCAAACATGCAAATAATTGAATAATTCGTCTACAAATAATTAAACTTCaaccctttgttttttttcttgataattACAATATAACCTTTATAagttataaaaattaaatataagaTAATACTGTTCCAAATAAGGTTGGTGAAGAAAAGGCCGGAATCTTACAGTGTTTCCATTttagtataatatatatatatatatatatattttttaaaagaggGTAAATCATATcaatccttatttttttatattaatgaatgaattaaattacaaaaaaatatgCTCAACTAGGAAACCCAATCTGAGCATCTCCAGAGTTGGAGAGAGTCTAGCCACATCTTAAGTTAGGAGCACTATGGGCACGCACCCCAACATGTGGACATGCACTCCAAGGGGCTCCTAATTACTTGATATGCGTGTTAACTCTATATGacgttggagaggatctaaatccagGCAACTTATCCTATGATTTTATTTAATTCTTGGAAACTTCTCGAAAAATGAACATATTTTATATTGATAAGACAAGTTACCTGATTTTCGATATCACCCtttgtcatcgtcatcatcatcattgttttattttcataaaatctCATACAACAAATAAGATGAGTGGCAATTAATAGTTTCTAATCAATTTAGTGACAACAAAGATTCATCCATTAAGTATTAATTAACAACAGGGAAGGTTTCCTACAAGGATAGTGTAAGAAAGAATCTACATACTATACCAATGAAAGGGTTAGAAAATAATATCATGCACATGGTATCCACAAAATCATAATAGAATAGAGAATCTCTTAGTCAGCCCCATTCCTTATTATACTTAGAACGGTATAAAGAAACATTAAATGAGTATTGGtggtttcaatttcaatcaCATCTTTATTGGTTTTCCTTCTATAAAGGAACATTAAATGGGTGTTggtggtttcaatttttttttttttttttgataatgaaaAAGTAGTGTTCCGTGGTAGTGATCATAACCCCAGTACAAGCCCCTGTACGGCAAGCAATGCTTCAACAAGATCAATGGACGATAGTGGGGTATGCtaagactcaaacccacaaccaaccgactcgagcggtgattgatttattttcaattcCAATCATatctttattggttttttttgttcttgaacaaTCAAAAAACTGCATTAATGAACCGTCTATTTCCATTTAGTAATCGGTCCAAAATCAACCCCCAAAACCATCCCAAGTTGGTTCGAAATTTAGTAGGTGGTATCCAGGAAGGTTCCCAATTCCGATcttaaattgacacccttaattttaTTCAGTCCATATAACTATTTAattgagaatatatatatatatatatatatacacacaaaaagaataaaaaataaaaaattcttaaattcaACTCAAAATTCAAAGTCAATCAGATTAGAGaaaaaatcaattaattaaGATAACTTCAATCCATGTGTGTTTAATGTTGATGCATAAAGCATACAGAATATAGAATAAAAGGATTCAGATTCCCAGTCCCTAAccaaagaacagaagaaaattgTTTAATATTAGGCCTTTGGACGTGATCACCATCTGTTCCCATCTTTTCAAGCTCACATCTCTCAAATCTGAACTCAGTTTTGCTTACCACCCAATACCCAAGTCCAGAAGAAACAAATGAGAAAGACAGGAAAGCCCAAAAAGCTATCCAAATCTAAAAGGAGAGAACCTTGCCACAATAAACAAATGAGAAAgcaaggaaaacccaaaaagcCAAAGCAAATCTAAAAGGAGAGAGTCTCACCTTTGTCAACCTTCTTCCCctaagaagaaacaaaatgagaatggaagaaaaaaattatgcaaattACACAAATTATACACGCTGCACATAATCTTAAACTTGAATTCTCCATTCATGTATTAATTCTGCAATTACAAGTAATCATCATTTCGTAtttaaattttgtattttttcccctccccaaaattttttcttttgaacaaaaaaaaaaaaaaaaaaaacccaaatgaaTTTCTGTAATCCAAGGAAACCAAGATCCCAATGGAAGGAACAATTGTGATTCAGTGATGAATGATCGGAGTTTTCACACCCAAACTCCTATGAAAATAGTAAATTGGttacaaaaaaatggaaagaacaaAGAGAGACACACACCATAATACTCTAAAATGGATGGAGAGTACGCCTGCTGCTCACACCACCATTCGCGTTAGCGAACAAACCAACCAGATCTTGTCTGTAAGGAAGATATGATCGTCGACGATCTTCTTCCTTTAGAGCTCTGTAACGAACGTAATGACTCTCGTGAGCCGACAATGCCTCGCCGGAAGCTACCTTGGCCTTCACTTTCCCCTTATTAGCGGCGACTTTAACTTGGCCGGAAACAGAGTTGCTCTTTTCCTTGAGTTGTTGCTGttggtgttggtggtggtggtgttgcgGATGAGATTTGCCGACCTCCACCCTGTCAGCGGACGCTTTTTCAGTTTTGTCATTTCTCTTCATCATTGTTGTCTTTGAAGGAGAGAGGAAAACGTAGGTATCCATACCGTCACTGTTGCTCCGGTAAAGGAGATCTCTGAACTTCCAGGTTTTCTTTGAGAATCCGGTGGAATTACTCTTCTTACATTTCTCCAGAGATGCTTCGACAGGTTTCGGAGTCCAAACGCAGTAAGATCCGTCGGGGATATTTTCGAGTTCATCGGCTTCGGATGAGGAAGAAGACGGAGGATCATCGTTGTTGCTGCGCTCCTCGATCATGAGTTTTCCAAGAGGGAGACGATGAGACGAGCGATTTTTCGGAGTCTTGTTAGAATCGCGGTGGTGGCCGTCGGCGTAAAGAAGATTCCGGTCGAAAATAGGGAAAATCGGCCGAATCTGGCCGTTGTAGAAGATCTCATCCGCAGGTTTCGGTGATAAATCGGGATCTGATCTGCCGAAGACAGGGAATTCAAATCCATCGCCATCTTCGTTCCCTTCTTGTTTCTGCTCTTTTGGAGCAGGAGGTTGATCGTTTAAGCTCTGCGACGGCGTAAGAGGACGATTTTCAagctctttttcttcttgttgttgttgttcttgttcTACTTCATATTCCTCGTCGTCATATCTGGATTGAGAGGACTCCTCCATGAATTTTTCGGTGATTTTGGCTGCGATCTCTGCAAGCCTGCTGTTAGAGTAGCTGTTGAAGCTTGGAGAATCAAAGTGAAGAGAATTCTCCATCCTAGCTTGCATTTTAATCAAATTTCCTTCCCGACCTCTCAATGTTCTTCTTCCTGGAATCTCCaaatccttctctcttcttcttcgattCGATTTTTGTTGTCGTTTGCGACTGACTGCTTCGTTTCCTCCTTCACGGTCCGAGTCCCAGGGAAGAGTGAAATGAAAACTTTTGCTTTATTTATAAGacatctagagagagagagagagaaagagagagaggggcatgTCCCCTTCGCGCgtttaaagaataaaaatggaaaagtaCCCTCTCAAGTTCGGGAGGGgccgaagagagagagagagagagagagagactttggTCAGTGGTGAGGTCAGCAGCTGTTAACGTGGAGGcggtatttttttaatttatcttatttgaaatttaattatGGCCGTTGATCATATGAATATTCTGATCGGTGGGttagaaatataaataattttgaattttctttaattttttttttgtgagaggATACGGGACGGTTGGATGGAATTTCCAGAAGAGAAGTCAACATACAGTCCTAGATACGCGGGGGAGGTTTGGTCTTGGGATTTGCATTCCCACGAGAGACATTCTCTCACATCCTTCTTACACGCGTCTTTGAAGTAGGGAAACAAAACACGTGCGTGTGAAATTGTGTACCGGCCAAACCAATTGCGAAAAGGTTTCCTTTGTTTTTGTCACGGCTGATCTAACCAAGTGTGTCAATAGGTGTGTCAATAGATCGGTCCAGACTCATAAGTTCATAGTCGGTTTTGATGATGGGGACTCACCCTTGTCTGTTTTGAGTCTGAATAGGGTTTGGGTAATATGTTGTACCATGATTTTTAGATTGGTGATAATATATAATTAGACTTATTTATCCACAAACTCCACATTATATTATTTATCAATTAAGTGAGATAAGGGGTTTTTTATGTAATCTCTCATTCCACTCTCACCTGTTCTAttggttttatatatatatatatatatatatataacacaaatgaaaaaaatagaggCAATCGTTGTTAAACTGACTAGGACTGGGTTGAGTTGGCATCAACCTGTCAAGGTTGGATTGGACTTagattgaattttgaggacctggggttgggttaaggttttaagaaaccaaCCCAACCAAACCATATTTACCCTATAGTATGGACATAGGAGCCACACTCCACtatagaaaatattttccataagagaaaaagaagcttGAAAGGCAATGGAGCCCTATGACTAGACACAaagggtaagggtgtcaattggtccaGAACCAGGTATTCGGTTTGGTTCTGATTTCGGTTCCAAGTAGTGTTAGTGAGATCCAAAACTGGATCAGGTCCCGTCTCATTTTGAAAATTGGTACTTGTACCGAACCTATTTGGTTGTGATACGGCTCCAATTCCTATTCGGGTTTTTTATTCggttcttatttggttccagttttaaattcaattattgTCAAGTGTTTAgtttttaaaaagagaaaaaagttacatcaagttattcggtttgatttcggttagAACTGTCAATTCTTGACTTAGATCCAGATCCAGACCGAACCGAATTATAAACACTAACTTCCAGTCCTGGATGTAACCATATTGTAATctgtttggtttagtttagggtATTCAATCTGAAATtggatttgttttttaatttcgattttgatttacATCTTTACTCATATGTCCGTGCATAAGGGCCACATCCCTCaatagaagattttttttctcatgaaaAAAAGATGCTTGAAAGGTAATGCCGCGTTATGCCTAGACATAGAAAAATGACAAAATGATCATCCCATCCTTCATGAAAAATTTCACATCAATTAATACTTGTACGTAGACTTCCATGAGCTCGCATTAGCACAGGAGGAGAACCCTCTCTCTTGAATACTAAGTAGagagggttttggattttagcataacaatctttaaaaaaatattttatttaaaaaaaagggttcGTTATACATGATACTTCATGAATCTTGTTGAGATGTAAAACCAAGTTTAGAGTTCCGACGGGCACGTGACGACGGCCAGTGAGCTTCCAGAAGAAATGGGAATTTGGTGTACACGCCTGACATGAGATTACGTTGTTCACATAAAGCCCATCTCCTTGAGACGTTGACACTGGACACCTATTCACCTTCTGGCCTCTTGTCTCTTTTCAGTCACATACCACGTAAGCTGACCTTAATGGTGATATTTCCACTGACCTAATGTTGACTAACTCAATGGCCTGGATCATGTAATTTTGTATTAAAGTAATCATTTCCATTCCCATACTTGTAATCATATTCTCTCATTTAGGAAGCACCAATTGATtacatttatttaattttaagaGGCCATATAATGACTTGCTTAGTGACATAATTCACCCTTTCGAACAACCCTATGGTCCACCATCACCACTCCTGTCACTTGAAAGTACTGATGAAACAAAGCAGGGTTTGTAACTTGTGGGATCCATTTATAGTCTGGATCCCTATATAACTCAcacactttgttttgttttgcttcTAGTACAATACTAAAATAATCTTATGTATGGAAAAATTGTTGAGATTTTACGCAAAAGCAACAATCTCATATTTAAGCATAATCGCACGAAAATAAATCATATGACGGATGTGAGTAATCAAATTAGACAAACATAGATGCATTAACTAATAATGATGGTTCAAGATTGATCTCATTCGCGGAAATATGGAATTGAAAAAGTGGTTAGTAAcaataaaatttattaattataaaaatataatttattaaatctgggtaaaaagaaaacaataaatcaaaatagagAGATGATTATATTAGAAATCTAAACCTTGCTAGTAATTGAAGTATAAACTAAAATCGATATTTTCTATTTAAGAATGAATGAAAACACTTGAGAGCCAGCGTAGGCTTTGAGAGATCCCTCACCTTGAGCACTATTCATGTTATCATGCCCGTGATTGGATCCTCAAAGTTCCATGCCACTAATATTTGAGCTTAACCTGAATTTTTTTAGAGAAACCATAACCCCGTGCCTTCTTGTCCCCTTTTCTTCTGACATctacaaattttatttatgaaatcaTACTACAAAGAGTGAAAATCGAAAACATGTTAGTATAGATTTTAGTTAACACGTTTGTCAAATTTGGCTATCACGCACTTATTTTTTGGTCCATCACTGTAAATTTTTATCTCAAAAGACCGAACTAGTGAGAGGAGGGGTGTTCAAAAGGCACACGAGAATTGATACGAAAGTAAACACATTAACACTATTGACGTGGAGGCAGATTAGGATCGAAACCACCTTACATTTGGACATGATTAGGGAACATAGAACAGACATAACCAAAGAGAACCCACTTTAATACCATGTAAATTTCCATCTCAAAAGATCAATCTGATAAGAGGAGATGTTCACATGTATATGAATTTCCCACTCAGaatcaatgtgggactaaacactTTAACCATCACtattatgtttcttttctttaattgaTCTTCTTTTCAATAACTTTCAATTGTGTAGGCTACTGCTAATATTTGAATGCTTCTTGCCTTCTGTGTTTTGTgacttttcaatttctttttatattctttatcataatattttttttaaatgtaaaaaaaataaaaaaactcaattTTACAAATGAATATATAATATTCTTAAGAACATCCATCCTCAATTTTTCCAGTGTAATACCATTATGATTCACAATTCCACCAATATTTCTATGTCGATCAAGGAAAAAGGGACCATAGGCATCCAATGCGTTTGAAAGTTTTGTAAAAAGAGgataaggtatatatatatataaagtaagAGAAGGGCTTATCTCTTatcaattataatttttttcattctaaaatattaaatataatCTATTTATATAGATGTACCACACACATAGtaagattaaaataaaattacattttttatgttttaagaaagaataaaaaaatcttaatgaCTCTACACTTACCAGATAATTTTCTGAATTAGTTTCCTCTAATGTCTCAAACTTGTCATTTGGAGTTTCATCTTATTTCTCTTATTCTTACAACACATCAAGGTTGagatatgaatgccaaaaaataatgtgatgaatgatgaataGTTAGGATAATTCTTATAAACAAACATCATGACGACGATTCATGTTGATTTTATGTATCCACTACTCATGACAAATGCAtttaatagaagaaaaaaaaagtgcatgCTTTTTATTAACAACTTTATAACACTTGATATACACGAAATTTCTATCCaatgttttctatttttagtatatgataattttttttcgtGGACTGGTTGACCGATAAATGGTTGCTTAATTTCTTCCCATGCATGACCTAGACattattactttatttttaattaaaaaataataataatgagacATTGTTTCTTTAAGAAGCAATGTCCATGGGCGTAGCTTGAGTTATGTACCAttcttttcaacaaaaaaagaaaagataaaccCATAGTTGAGACCCGGGTTGAACAATAAGGCTGTGCAACATAGGAAAAATGCCATACATGTGCGGTTTTAAAAATCATTGAATTGGTGGGGACTCATCTCGATCTCTGCTGCTTCGAATCAAAATATTCCTTCAAAGATTTTCTTGAATGATTTTCAGATCAAATGGCAAACTCTAGGTTTATTGGGATCAATtttagaaacagcagaaataaaatcaaacggACCATCTTTTAGCAAAGACCGACTCCATCACTGATACAtgtttttaaaacccttcacACGTAATAGGTTATTTAGCAGAGATAAGCCATCAAACTTTACATGCTAAATATCCCATCTTTTTAATAgcaataaaatcaaatcaactTGTGCGTGTGTCAAACAAGTAGTAGGCTTGTGGGAATGATTAGTTCCTCCAATAAGCATCGACTTGATAATTTTTACCAACACATTTTTCAACCATTTCAAGAGGAGGCTTGCAATACCCAATACTCCAATAGTTATCCATTCCTGCATTATTATTTTTAGCCACCTCCAAATTCACTAAAAATGGTACAGCCCACTAAAATTTAATTCacataaaggggaaaaaattgtCTATATAACAAAACATAGCCAATGTCTaacaagaatgaagaagaaaaaaagcctAATGTAAATTTGTATCacagaaaaaaaacataattaataATCTACCAATCAAAGTTCAATATCATAAATGAGAGAATCCGGTGAGGAAGTGTTTCTACACATAAGAGATGACCCAAGCTATTACTATAAGTAATGCTTTGATTTTTTGTGGTCCTTTCCCCAATGAAGAGTGCACGACGttgtaggaatgcaactcacaagtgaaggcatgacgttggagttgtAGGTATGCTTCATGAGATAAACTTCAAAAGGATGAATGTAATTCGAAACTGTGAACTTCAcacaaccaggttggaatcGTCGCATTTGGATATCAAGAAATTTCAACAATGGATTTGAGGTTTGGGTTAGATCGAGTGAAGTATcagatttttctcaatttttattgctctcacttgtttct
Protein-coding sequences here:
- the LOC122077378 gene encoding uncharacterized protein LOC122077378, which produces MQARMENSLHFDSPSFNSYSNSRLAEIAAKITEKFMEESSQSRYDDEEYEVEQEQQQQEEKELENRPLTPSQSLNDQPPAPKEQKQEGNEDGDGFEFPVFGRSDPDLSPKPADEIFYNGQIRPIFPIFDRNLLYADGHHRDSNKTPKNRSSHRLPLGKLMIEERSNNDDPPSSSSSEADELENIPDGSYCVWTPKPVEASLEKCKKSNSTGFSKKTWKFRDLLYRSNSDGMDTYVFLSPSKTTMMKRNDKTEKASADRVEVGKSHPQHHHHQHQQQQLKEKSNSVSGQVKVAANKGKVKAKVASGEALSAHESHYVRYRALKEEDRRRSYLPYRQDLVGLFANANGGVSSRRTLHPF